The Thermoflavifilum sp. genome contains a region encoding:
- the rnhA gene encoding ribonuclease HI: MKKSTQEEVVIYTDGASRGNPGPGGYGVILMSGQHRKELSAGYRLTTNNRMELMAVIAALEALKKKNLHVKIYTDSNYVVNAIRKGWLKDWLAKDFKGKKNKDLWLRFWELMQQHDVEFHWVKGHDHNPYNNRCDQLATYAADHQALLIDKGYEEVESRPSNISSYP, encoded by the coding sequence ATGAAAAAATCAACACAGGAAGAAGTTGTCATTTATACCGATGGAGCTTCCCGTGGTAATCCGGGTCCGGGCGGCTATGGAGTAATTCTCATGAGTGGACAGCATCGCAAAGAACTTTCTGCCGGCTACAGACTTACAACCAACAATCGCATGGAGCTGATGGCCGTGATTGCCGCACTGGAAGCGCTGAAGAAAAAAAATCTACATGTGAAAATTTATACCGATAGCAACTACGTCGTCAATGCAATCCGGAAGGGATGGCTGAAAGATTGGCTGGCAAAGGATTTTAAAGGGAAAAAAAACAAAGATCTCTGGTTACGTTTCTGGGAATTGATGCAACAACATGATGTTGAATTTCACTGGGTAAAAGGACATGACCATAATCCTTACAACAATCGTTGTGATCAACTCGCTACTTATGCCGCCGATCATCAAGCCCTGCTGATCGACAAAGGATATGAAGAGGTAGAATCCAGACCGAGCAATATTTCATCCTACCCGTAA
- a CDS encoding dihydrolipoamide acetyltransferase family protein, whose protein sequence is MALADLIMPKMGESIMEATILKWLKKPGDPVKQDEPVLEIATDKVDSEVPSTVSGELAEILYEENQVVPVGAVIARIKTEQEIPSAADTYDFQIEDTPHTEQAQEMVEQEASSSSSAYPISTAIPGSNAGKPNSGFFSPLVLMIAKNEGIPLSELEQIKGTGADGRVTKKDILDYVARRKAGETVAQAAPRHETPSRQQEAVSVWQPAEKIQDQRVEIIEMDRMRKLIAEHMVRSKQTSPHVTSFAEADVTHMVQWRERIKRDFEKREGEKITFTPLFIEAIVKCLKRFPLLNSSVEGDKIIVKKDIHIGMATALPNGNLIVPVIKHADTLNLVGLVKQVNYLAQAARNNKLKPDDTQGGTFTLTNLGSFGSLMGTPIINQPQVAILATGLIKKRPVVIETPQGDTIGIRHMMFLSLSYDHRIIDGSLGATFLSAVVHELENFDPQREF, encoded by the coding sequence ATGGCACTGGCGGATCTTATTATGCCCAAAATGGGCGAGAGCATTATGGAAGCAACTATTCTGAAATGGTTGAAAAAGCCCGGTGATCCGGTAAAACAGGATGAGCCTGTACTCGAAATAGCTACAGACAAAGTGGATAGTGAAGTGCCCTCGACCGTTTCGGGCGAGCTTGCCGAAATTTTATACGAAGAAAATCAGGTGGTGCCTGTAGGTGCTGTAATTGCCAGAATAAAAACCGAACAGGAAATACCTTCAGCTGCAGATACATACGATTTTCAGATTGAAGATACCCCTCATACCGAACAGGCTCAGGAAATGGTTGAGCAGGAAGCATCCTCGTCATCTTCCGCATATCCAATCTCCACGGCTATTCCCGGAAGCAACGCTGGCAAGCCTAATTCGGGATTTTTTTCGCCGCTTGTGTTGATGATTGCTAAGAATGAAGGCATTCCTTTATCAGAGCTTGAGCAAATTAAAGGTACCGGCGCAGATGGGCGTGTGACCAAGAAAGATATACTGGACTATGTAGCCCGCCGAAAGGCCGGCGAAACAGTAGCACAGGCCGCACCACGGCATGAAACTCCATCGCGTCAACAAGAAGCAGTTTCTGTATGGCAGCCTGCAGAAAAAATACAGGATCAACGTGTGGAAATCATTGAAATGGATCGGATGCGTAAGCTCATCGCCGAGCACATGGTACGCAGCAAACAAACGAGTCCACATGTAACCAGCTTTGCAGAAGCCGATGTTACACACATGGTGCAATGGCGCGAACGCATTAAAAGAGATTTTGAAAAAAGGGAAGGCGAGAAGATTACATTTACACCATTGTTCATTGAAGCTATCGTAAAATGTCTCAAACGTTTTCCATTGCTAAACAGCTCGGTGGAAGGAGATAAAATCATTGTCAAAAAAGATATTCATATCGGCATGGCTACGGCCCTTCCCAACGGTAATCTGATTGTGCCGGTCATCAAACATGCCGACACGTTAAACCTGGTGGGATTGGTTAAGCAGGTGAATTATCTGGCGCAAGCAGCGAGAAATAACAAATTGAAGCCTGATGATACGCAGGGTGGCACTTTTACACTTACGAATCTGGGTAGTTTTGGTAGCTTGATGGGCACGCCTATCATCAATCAACCTCAGGTGGCTATTCTGGCAACCGGACTCATTAAGAAAAGACCGGTGGTGATTGAAACACCACAGGGCGATACCATTGGCATTCGCCACATGATGTTTTTATCGCTTTCTTATGATCATCGAATCATCGATGGCTCACTGGGTGCCACTTTTCTTTCGGCTGTCGTGCATGAGCTGGAGAATTTCGATCCCCAACGTGAATTTTAA
- the der gene encoding ribosome biogenesis GTPase Der: MAGFTIAIVGRPNVGKSTLFNRLIAERQAIVADVSGVTRDRNYGTSDWNGKTFNVIDTGGFVPHAADEITRAIAHQVQIAMDEADGILFVCDVTTGITDLDDSIAHMLRKSKKPVWLVVNKTDNYERMLDAQEFYRLGIENLFPISAISGSGTGELLDAIVAQIPDAKQDDNTTLNADLPKIAIVGQPNVGKSSLLNALIGEERNVVSNMPGTTRDAIHTHYNLFQKSCILIDTAGLRRKDAYKDQLEFYATIRAIKAVDEADVCMLLIDATRPMTAQDVNIFSLIIRKGKGIVLLVNKWDAIEKNTHTAKEFETEIHNKIAPFTDVPIIFISALEKTRIYKALETALEVYQRRKEKIPTSRLNEVLLPIIEKTPPPSVRGHLIHIKYITQLPASYPTFLFFTNYPDEIRQPYKQFLENQLRKHFPLSGVPLRMYFRKK; encoded by the coding sequence ATGGCCGGATTTACCATAGCAATAGTGGGGAGACCTAATGTGGGTAAGTCCACGCTTTTCAACAGGTTGATTGCCGAACGACAGGCTATTGTAGCCGATGTAAGCGGTGTTACGCGCGATCGGAATTACGGTACGAGCGACTGGAATGGTAAAACATTCAATGTCATTGATACAGGCGGTTTTGTTCCCCATGCCGCCGATGAAATTACACGTGCCATTGCCCATCAGGTGCAAATTGCTATGGATGAAGCTGATGGTATTTTGTTTGTCTGCGATGTAACCACGGGTATCACCGATCTTGACGATAGCATTGCCCATATGTTGCGCAAGAGTAAAAAGCCGGTATGGCTTGTAGTCAATAAAACGGATAATTATGAACGCATGCTGGATGCTCAGGAATTTTATCGCCTGGGTATCGAAAACCTGTTTCCCATTTCTGCTATCAGTGGCAGCGGTACGGGTGAATTGCTGGATGCAATTGTAGCGCAAATTCCGGATGCGAAGCAGGATGACAATACAACGTTGAATGCAGATTTACCTAAAATCGCCATTGTGGGTCAACCCAATGTAGGCAAGTCTTCCTTACTAAATGCCTTGATCGGTGAAGAACGCAATGTGGTTTCCAATATGCCGGGTACTACTCGCGATGCCATTCATACGCATTATAATTTGTTTCAAAAATCATGCATACTAATTGATACAGCCGGATTGCGGCGTAAAGATGCCTACAAGGATCAGTTGGAGTTTTATGCTACCATCAGGGCTATTAAGGCTGTGGATGAGGCCGATGTGTGTATGTTACTCATTGATGCCACGCGTCCGATGACTGCACAGGATGTTAATATCTTCAGCCTCATCATCCGAAAAGGGAAAGGTATTGTATTACTGGTGAATAAATGGGATGCAATTGAGAAAAATACCCACACGGCAAAAGAATTTGAAACGGAGATCCACAATAAAATTGCGCCTTTCACGGATGTACCCATTATCTTTATTTCTGCACTCGAAAAAACGCGCATCTATAAAGCTTTAGAAACAGCACTGGAAGTGTATCAGCGTCGTAAAGAAAAAATTCCGACTTCACGATTAAATGAAGTGTTGTTGCCTATCATTGAAAAAACACCTCCTCCTTCCGTGCGTGGTCATCTGATTCATATTAAATACATCACACAGCTGCCTGCATCCTATCCTACTTTTTTATTTTTTACCAATTATCCAGATGAAATTCGTCAGCCTTATAAACAATTTTTAGAGAACCAGCTCCGCAAACATTTTCCGTTGAGTGGTGTTCCCTTGAGAATGTATTTTCGAAAAAAATGA
- the era gene encoding GTPase Era — MFRSGFVSIIGRPNVGKSTLMNRFVGEKISIVTPKAQTTRHRVAGILSGDDYQIVFLDTPGILDPAYKLQERMMEAMQAAVRDADLVVYMTDITESPDEVKNRITALQLHRPCLLVINKMDLLKDRPLDDLLQAYQCFSPVRKVIPVSATLGMGMDELLKAILDLLPEGQPYYPTDEITDRPLRFIVSEIIREKIFLLTRDEVPYHTAVVIQSYEDKENLTRIRAEIIVSRESQKGIILGEKGRMIREIGRQAREEIEQLIGRKVFLELFVKVRPGWRENDRFLSSLGYTP, encoded by the coding sequence ATGTTTCGATCAGGCTTTGTAAGTATCATCGGGCGACCGAACGTAGGCAAGAGCACCCTGATGAATCGTTTCGTCGGGGAAAAAATTTCTATTGTCACACCCAAAGCGCAAACCACGCGTCATCGAGTGGCCGGCATCCTGAGTGGGGATGATTATCAGATTGTGTTTCTGGATACCCCTGGCATATTGGATCCCGCCTATAAGCTGCAGGAAAGAATGATGGAAGCCATGCAGGCCGCTGTACGTGATGCCGACCTGGTGGTGTATATGACCGATATTACCGAATCGCCTGATGAGGTGAAAAATCGTATTACTGCATTGCAGCTTCATCGTCCCTGTCTGCTGGTGATCAACAAAATGGATTTATTGAAAGATCGGCCGTTGGATGATTTGTTGCAGGCTTATCAGTGTTTTTCACCCGTGCGAAAGGTTATTCCCGTTTCCGCGACGTTGGGCATGGGTATGGACGAGCTGTTGAAGGCCATTCTCGACCTTCTGCCCGAAGGACAACCCTATTATCCCACGGATGAGATTACCGATCGGCCATTGCGGTTTATCGTGAGTGAAATCATCCGGGAAAAAATTTTTTTGCTGACACGTGATGAAGTGCCTTATCATACAGCCGTGGTGATTCAGTCGTATGAAGACAAGGAAAATCTTACCCGCATCCGTGCGGAAATCATCGTCAGTCGGGAATCGCAAAAGGGCATTATTCTCGGTGAAAAAGGGCGGATGATCCGCGAGATTGGTCGCCAGGCACGCGAAGAAATAGAGCAGCTCATCGGGCGAAAAGTGTTTCTCGAATTGTTCGTTAAAGTGCGTCCAGGCTGGCGAGAAAACGACCGATTTTTATCTTCACTGGGATACACCCCTTAG
- a CDS encoding GIY-YIG nuclease family protein, translating to MFTVYVLYSPLHHKIYIGYTANLQQRLLAHNMLAHKGWTKRFRPWIVLLTESFPSKQQARIREKQLKSAKGRQFIWQLIHQYYPPHP from the coding sequence ATGTTCACCGTCTATGTCCTCTATTCTCCTCTCCACCACAAAATCTACATCGGGTATACCGCCAACCTTCAACAAAGACTGCTGGCGCATAATATGCTCGCTCATAAGGGATGGACTAAACGGTTTCGACCCTGGATCGTCTTGCTAACCGAATCTTTCCCTTCCAAACAACAGGCTCGCATCAGAGAAAAACAGCTCAAATCGGCTAAAGGACGTCAATTCATCTGGCAGCTCATTCACCAATACTATCCCCCTCATCCCTGA
- a CDS encoding GIY-YIG nuclease family protein translates to MFTVYVLYSPLHHKIYIGYTANLQQRLLAHQCAARGATGAGTRLCTGGMVFR, encoded by the coding sequence ATGTTCACCGTCTATGTCCTCTATTCTCCTCTCCACCACAAAATCTACATCGGATATACCGCCAACCTTCAACAACGCCTGCTGGCGCATCAATGTGCAGCGAGAGGCGCTACGGGCGCAGGCACGAGATTATGCACCGGTGGAATGGTCTTCAGATAA
- a CDS encoding c-type cytochrome — MIRKQVLLSIAAAGILLALVDCHSHPTPTDASASSSPPPAYGGYASQAAWGKHLVAIAGCSDCHTPKKMTAMGPMPDTTMYLAGHPGAVPPPQINRQEIEQKGLMVTNDLSVWVGPWGISYAANLTPDETGLGGWSESQFITAIRQGKWKGLANSRPLLPPMSFVAAGMNQGFSDEELKAIFAYLKTIPPVHNLVPAPVAPLAAH, encoded by the coding sequence ATGATACGCAAACAAGTGCTGCTAAGCATAGCAGCTGCTGGCATTTTGCTGGCTCTGGTCGATTGTCATTCCCACCCAACCCCAACTGATGCATCTGCTTCTTCTTCCCCACCGCCTGCTTATGGAGGTTATGCCAGTCAGGCCGCCTGGGGCAAGCATCTGGTAGCCATCGCCGGGTGTAGCGATTGTCATACCCCGAAAAAGATGACGGCCATGGGACCCATGCCCGATACCACCATGTATCTGGCCGGACATCCCGGTGCAGTGCCTCCTCCGCAGATCAACCGGCAGGAAATCGAACAAAAAGGCCTAATGGTCACCAACGACCTGAGCGTATGGGTGGGCCCCTGGGGTATTTCCTATGCCGCTAACCTGACACCCGATGAAACGGGACTGGGAGGATGGTCGGAATCGCAGTTTATCACCGCCATCCGTCAGGGCAAATGGAAGGGTTTAGCCAACAGCCGTCCCTTATTGCCACCCATGAGCTTTGTCGCAGCAGGTATGAATCAGGGATTCAGCGATGAGGAGTTAAAAGCCATATTTGCTTATCTGAAGACCATTCCACCGGTGCATAATCTCGTGCCTGCGCCCGTAGCGCCTCTCGCTGCACATTGA
- a CDS encoding DUF2905 domain-containing protein, with the protein MKEIGKWLIVSGLLLLLMGILLYVIGQLGQRLPWLGRLPGDIRIQKPNFVFYAPITTMLLLSILLSALLWIIQRFLK; encoded by the coding sequence ATGAAAGAAATAGGCAAATGGTTGATCGTTAGCGGATTGTTGCTATTGTTGATGGGCATACTTCTGTATGTGATCGGACAGCTGGGTCAACGCCTCCCCTGGCTGGGGCGACTGCCGGGCGATATCAGGATTCAAAAACCCAATTTTGTGTTTTACGCGCCCATCACTACCATGCTGCTGCTGAGCATCCTGCTCAGTGCATTACTCTGGATTATTCAACGATTCTTGAAATAA
- a CDS encoding cation diffusion facilitator family transporter, with amino-acid sequence MLLSLGISIFLTALKAWAYLQTHSVAILSDALESIINIVTAALAMYSVHLSAIPRDVNHPYGHGKVEFFSVGVEGALIFIAGMLIAVKALAYFFHPYALTQLPEGMLFVAITAVVNLLLGLFLIHQGKKLPSLTILGNGQHILTDAYSTGGLCLALMIIQISGREWIDPIASLMIGAWVVRKGYRLVRKSISGLMDEANPELIDQVIDILARHRKPNWIDLHNFRIQQYGNNYHIDCHLTLPYYYSLEQVHQENESLTQLIKEHVHSGEIECFIHVDPCRPYCCPYCQLLDCPVRQHPFREKIPWTKPYVLLHQHPSLEKAGSPLLDTSTGGEKQS; translated from the coding sequence ATGCTATTGTCGCTGGGAATCAGCATTTTCCTGACGGCATTAAAAGCCTGGGCATACCTGCAAACCCATTCCGTAGCCATCCTTTCAGATGCACTGGAATCCATCATCAACATCGTCACTGCCGCTCTGGCTATGTACAGCGTGCATTTATCTGCAATACCCCGCGATGTCAATCATCCTTACGGACATGGTAAGGTTGAATTTTTTTCGGTAGGTGTAGAGGGCGCGCTGATATTCATCGCCGGTATGCTGATAGCCGTGAAAGCACTGGCCTATTTTTTCCATCCTTATGCCCTGACGCAACTTCCGGAAGGCATGCTTTTCGTGGCCATCACCGCAGTCGTGAACCTGTTGCTGGGCTTATTTTTAATTCATCAGGGCAAGAAACTTCCATCGCTTACTATTCTGGGAAATGGTCAGCATATCCTTACCGACGCGTATTCTACCGGTGGATTATGCCTGGCTTTGATGATTATTCAAATCAGTGGCCGGGAATGGATTGACCCCATTGCTTCGCTGATGATAGGCGCATGGGTCGTGCGAAAAGGATATCGATTGGTACGCAAATCCATATCGGGCCTCATGGACGAAGCCAATCCGGAATTGATTGATCAGGTTATTGATATCCTGGCCAGACATCGAAAACCCAACTGGATTGATCTGCATAATTTTCGAATTCAACAATACGGCAATAATTATCACATTGATTGCCATCTCACCTTACCTTATTATTATTCATTAGAACAGGTGCATCAGGAGAATGAATCCCTGACACAACTGATCAAGGAGCATGTACATTCCGGGGAGATAGAATGTTTTATTCATGTAGATCCCTGCAGGCCTTATTGCTGCCCCTATTGCCAGTTGCTGGATTGCCCCGTGCGGCAACATCCATTTCGTGAAAAGATTCCCTGGACAAAGCCATACGTATTACTCCATCAACATCCTTCTCTTGAGAAGGCCGGTTCTCCATTGCTCGATACATCGACAGGTGGGGAAAAACAAAGCTGA
- a CDS encoding serine hydrolase domain-containing protein translates to MKKWNPILTMVKALSFLWIFLLLSRCQSADSRESSREVLYDRIARARVADSISEWRNAVLHSPSTIRMQEALDAYYHRVLGKRFNGAILVARKGVVIFERYQGYADLSKHIPIDEHTTFQLASTSKPFLAMAVLWLYQRGELNLNDPVQKYFPNFPYKGVTIKLLLNHRSGLPNYLYCCQSYWKDPSRLMTNQDVVRILCKYHPRPVYKPDTHFNYCNTNYCVLAAIVEEITHEPYGEFLKRIFFEPLGMHDTYVYTPREPAPANQSISYDARGRKVRTVPFDGVVGDKNVYSTVEDLLKWDQALYSGKLFPDSILQLAYTPYSHEHPGIHNYGLGWRMLVYPDGEQIIYHNGWWHGNNSVFYRFLKDTTTLIILSNRYDPIVYHVQPVMKILHENDVEGEVDEGG, encoded by the coding sequence ATGAAAAAGTGGAATCCTATCCTGACCATGGTGAAGGCTTTATCCTTTTTATGGATCTTTCTTTTACTCAGTCGTTGTCAATCGGCCGATTCAAGAGAGTCTTCACGGGAAGTGTTATATGATCGGATTGCCCGTGCAAGGGTGGCTGATTCTATTTCAGAATGGCGAAATGCCGTCTTGCACAGTCCATCTACCATTCGTATGCAGGAAGCACTGGATGCATACTATCACCGGGTACTTGGAAAACGATTCAATGGTGCTATTCTGGTGGCACGCAAGGGTGTGGTGATATTCGAACGATATCAGGGATATGCCGATTTATCGAAACATATTCCGATTGATGAACACACCACATTTCAACTGGCTTCTACCTCCAAGCCGTTTCTGGCCATGGCCGTGCTCTGGCTTTACCAGCGCGGCGAGCTCAATTTAAACGATCCGGTACAGAAATATTTTCCGAATTTCCCGTATAAAGGTGTAACGATTAAATTGTTGCTCAATCATCGCAGTGGTCTGCCCAATTATTTATATTGTTGTCAGTCTTACTGGAAGGATCCTTCCCGGCTCATGACCAATCAGGATGTGGTGCGGATTTTATGTAAATATCATCCCAGACCGGTATATAAGCCCGATACGCATTTTAATTATTGCAATACCAATTACTGCGTACTGGCCGCCATTGTAGAAGAAATCACCCATGAACCCTACGGTGAATTTTTAAAACGCATTTTCTTTGAACCGCTGGGCATGCACGATACGTATGTGTATACGCCACGAGAGCCTGCACCGGCCAACCAGAGCATCAGCTACGATGCACGCGGTAGAAAAGTACGCACCGTGCCTTTCGACGGTGTGGTGGGCGATAAGAACGTGTACAGCACGGTGGAGGACCTGTTGAAATGGGATCAGGCCCTGTATTCCGGCAAATTATTTCCCGATAGCATTTTACAACTTGCTTATACGCCCTACAGTCATGAACATCCCGGTATTCACAACTATGGCTTAGGATGGCGCATGCTGGTGTATCCCGATGGTGAACAAATTATTTATCATAACGGCTGGTGGCATGGTAACAACAGTGTGTTTTATCGGTTTTTGAAGGATACCACCACATTGATTATCCTTTCCAATCGTTATGATCCCATTGTTTACCACGTGCAACCCGTAATGAAAATTTTACACGAAAACGATGTTGAGGGCGAAGTAGATGAAGGCGGATAA
- the serA gene encoding phosphoglycerate dehydrogenase, producing MDQKTSFPREKIRILLLENISDSAVQAFRQAGYTQVEKLTRALPEDELIQAIKNVHLLGIRSKTQITEKVLDAAPHLHAIGCFCIGTNQVNLKAATERGVAVFNAPYSNTRSVAELVIALAIMLIRKIPDKNKAAHEGIWMKDAKGSYELRGKTMGIIGYGNIGTQVSVLAEAMGMKVIFYDVITKLPIGNAEPVKTLKELVSRADVVTLHVPATPQTKNMINRNLLKHFKKGAILLNYARGDVMDLEAVRDALQNGILSGVAVDVFPEEPEKNGDRFVTPLQNMPNVILTPHIGGSTEEAQWHIGEDVSNKMLQYLESGTSIGSHTVPPLHVPVLSGAHRILHIHKNVPGVLSEINTLLSNHAINVLGQYLKTNELIGYVVLDVDTKLSREAFQLLKQVKHTIKTRILY from the coding sequence ATGGATCAGAAGACGAGCTTCCCCAGAGAAAAGATTCGCATTTTACTTTTAGAAAACATCAGCGACTCGGCCGTACAGGCTTTTCGACAGGCCGGTTATACACAGGTTGAAAAACTAACGCGTGCACTACCGGAAGATGAGTTGATTCAGGCAATCAAAAATGTGCATTTGCTGGGCATTCGTTCCAAAACACAAATCACGGAAAAGGTGCTGGATGCCGCTCCACATCTGCATGCGATCGGTTGCTTCTGCATCGGCACCAATCAGGTGAACCTGAAAGCGGCTACAGAAAGGGGAGTGGCCGTGTTCAACGCTCCTTATTCGAATACACGATCCGTAGCCGAATTGGTCATTGCCCTCGCTATTATGCTGATTCGCAAAATACCTGATAAAAATAAAGCCGCTCATGAGGGTATCTGGATGAAAGATGCAAAAGGGAGTTATGAATTACGCGGCAAAACCATGGGCATCATCGGATATGGTAACATCGGCACACAGGTGAGCGTGCTTGCAGAAGCCATGGGCATGAAAGTGATCTTTTACGACGTGATTACCAAACTACCGATTGGCAATGCCGAGCCGGTGAAAACCCTGAAGGAGCTGGTTTCCCGTGCCGATGTGGTAACGCTGCACGTGCCGGCCACCCCACAGACCAAAAACATGATTAACCGTAATCTGCTCAAGCACTTTAAAAAAGGCGCCATCCTGCTCAACTATGCACGTGGCGACGTCATGGACCTTGAAGCCGTTCGGGACGCTTTACAAAATGGAATCCTCTCCGGAGTAGCCGTGGACGTATTTCCCGAAGAACCCGAAAAAAACGGGGATCGTTTTGTAACACCCTTACAAAATATGCCGAATGTAATCCTGACACCACATATCGGCGGATCAACCGAAGAGGCCCAATGGCATATTGGTGAAGACGTGAGCAACAAAATGTTGCAATATCTGGAAAGCGGCACCAGCATAGGTTCACATACGGTACCCCCATTACACGTACCTGTGCTTTCCGGCGCACATCGCATCCTGCATATCCATAAAAATGTACCGGGCGTACTCTCGGAAATCAATACCCTGTTATCCAATCACGCAATTAATGTGCTGGGACAATATCTTAAAACCAATGAACTCATCGGGTATGTGGTGCTGGATGTGGACACCAAACTTTCTCGTGAAGCCTTTCAACTCCTTAAACAGGTGAAACATACCATCAAGACCCGGATCCTGTATTAA
- the glk gene encoding glucokinase — protein sequence MTNLNSESSTWLPLYLPAWGKKQSCCILAADVGGTKTNLALYEIQGYHPICLVEASYHSKDYDSFSLIVKDFLENKTSEKPLRLCAGVAGPVIDGKVEVTNLPWKLDQRIVSKVVGIDEVIFINDLQATAYGLAALNKQEVYIIRNADDMTPGNVAVIAPGTGLGEAGLYFDGKYYHPFATEGGHCDFAPRHEIDIALLQYLQKRVEVVSWEHVVSGMGIVNIYNFLRDTHQIEEPAALHQQLEDAHDKAALISEAAIRNEFPICRETMRLFVRYLAHEAANLVLKHKATGGLYLGGGIPPKIIDLLIEERFYTHYLHCDRMQELVEKVPIYVVLNDKTALLGAAYYAAYGPHALN from the coding sequence ATGACCAACCTCAATTCCGAATCGAGCACCTGGCTTCCGCTTTATTTACCTGCCTGGGGAAAAAAGCAATCGTGCTGCATCCTGGCAGCAGACGTGGGCGGTACCAAAACCAACCTGGCGCTTTATGAAATTCAGGGCTATCACCCCATCTGTCTGGTCGAAGCCAGCTATCATTCCAAAGATTACGATAGCTTTTCGCTGATTGTAAAAGATTTTCTGGAAAATAAAACCTCGGAAAAGCCCCTGCGCCTCTGTGCGGGCGTGGCAGGTCCTGTGATCGATGGTAAGGTGGAAGTTACCAACCTGCCCTGGAAATTGGATCAACGCATCGTAAGTAAAGTGGTGGGCATTGACGAAGTGATTTTCATCAACGATTTGCAGGCTACCGCCTACGGATTGGCTGCATTGAATAAACAAGAAGTATATATCATCCGGAATGCCGATGATATGACGCCCGGCAACGTAGCGGTCATCGCCCCCGGAACAGGCCTGGGTGAAGCCGGTTTATATTTCGATGGCAAATATTACCATCCTTTCGCTACGGAAGGCGGCCACTGTGATTTTGCGCCCCGACACGAAATCGATATTGCCCTGCTGCAATACCTGCAGAAGCGAGTGGAAGTGGTGAGCTGGGAACATGTGGTATCGGGCATGGGCATCGTCAACATCTATAACTTTTTACGGGACACTCACCAGATAGAAGAACCAGCTGCACTCCATCAGCAGTTAGAAGACGCGCACGATAAAGCCGCCCTGATCAGTGAAGCGGCTATCCGCAATGAATTTCCCATTTGCCGGGAAACCATGCGTCTGTTTGTGCGCTATCTGGCCCACGAAGCAGCCAACCTGGTATTGAAACACAAGGCTACAGGCGGACTTTATCTGGGAGGGGGTATCCCGCCGAAAATCATCGATCTGCTCATCGAAGAACGATTCTACACCCATTACCTGCACTGCGACCGCATGCAGGAACTGGTGGAAAAAGTGCCGATCTACGTGGTGCTCAACGATAAAACCGCTTTGTTAGGCGCCGCCTATTATGCTGCCTACGGGCCTCATGCCCTGAATTAA